From one Lolium rigidum isolate FL_2022 chromosome 4, APGP_CSIRO_Lrig_0.1, whole genome shotgun sequence genomic stretch:
- the LOC124648071 gene encoding mitochondrial metalloendopeptidase OMA1-like: protein MDCLTSLARYTASRRRDALGAMRGLLFRHAAATVCRTPAIAPATPHLRHPIRGLFFQHINRVSRHYCTSTQRYSRWYYDPRKVALATVPLLGIGIGGALIPDYHGYIETVPFTNRTHIVLRTPLQEREHSETRFACLKEKHASIILDPHHPDCVRLNNITSKLVRSVHTHLIIKSHDTAMLELDRGNAASVVEVLRKKLGSAGRAQPATGHLDGLNWEVMVVEDKRVNMWCYPAGKIVVPTGFLQVFRTDAELATMIAHEVGHVVARHWAEKIIYRKCLPKPLRVPFFRRAEREADQIGLMILAAAGFDPRVAPPAFQKLGHSRRFLSTYPSSKKRAQLLSGNKIMEEALKLYREVSPNQHTEDSL, encoded by the exons ATGGACTGCTTGACCTCTCTGGCCCGCTACACAGCCTCGCGGCGCCGAGATGCCCTGGGCGCCATGCGAGGACTCCTTTTCCGGCACGCTGCAGCGACTGTGTGTCGAACGCCTGCTATAGCGCCGGCGACACCACACCTTCGTCACCCCATCCGGGGTCTCTTCTTTCAGCACATTAATCGTGTCAGCAGGCACTACTGCACCTCCACCCAGAGGTACTCTCGGTGGTACTATGACCCACGGAAGGTTGCTCTGGCAACGGTGCCTCtgctcggcatcggcatcggcggtgCGCTGATTCCAGACTACCACGGATACATTGAGACAGTGCCCTTCACCAATCGCACTCACATTGTTCTCCGCACTCCCCTGCAGGAGCGCGAGCACAGCGAGACCCGCTTCGCCTGCCTCAAGGAGAAGCACGCTTCCATCATACTTGACCCGCACCACCCAGATTGTGTTCGCCTCAACAACATCACCTCGAAGCTTGTCCGCTCCGTCCACACCCACCTCATCATCAAGAGCCATGATACCGCCATGCTCGAGCTCGATCGTGGCAATGCCGCCTCGGTGGTGGAGGTTTTGAGGAAGAAGCTGGGAAGCGCAGGGAGAGCACAGCCAGCGACTGGGCATCTCGATGGGCTCAACTGGGAGGTGATGGTGGTGGAAGATAAGCGCGTCAATATGTGGTGCTACCCCGCTGGCAAGATTGTAGTGCCCACTGGATTTCTCCAAGTTTTCAGGACAGATGCTGAACTTGCCACTATGATTGCTCATGAG GTCGGGCACGTCGTTGCGAGGCACTGGGCAGAGAAGATCATCTACAGGAAGTGTCTTCCCAAACCCCTCAGGGTGCCCTTCTTCCGAAG GGCTGAGAGAGAGGCAGATCAGATTGGGTTGATGATACTTGCTGCAGCTGGTTTTGATCCTCGCGTAGCCCCACCGGCCTTTCAAAAGCTAGGACATAGTAGAAGATTCCTCTCTACTTATCCTTCGAGTAAGAAAAGAGCACAACTGTTATCAGGAAATAAAATTATGGAAGAGGCGCTCAAGTTGTATAGAGAAGTTAGTCCCAATCAACACACTGAAGATTCTCTCTAA
- the LOC124649137 gene encoding ATG8-interacting protein 1-like yields the protein MADQKVAEASSLADEYDMTILTSSAYTSPLFQRGFDSVYVPKYGDMSNSQQGPYPDLFTSDAFVFPPSEHENLPIESELDGLNTNTDGLDGSCVGNLVEGSDEPHQQVDDKPHQEVDEKPQEEVDDNSDENLSFSSDLLSAIEATSTESKLSEIHADQEKNNMGSKSDLPCEGWWQRKSTRVFYSIKGVTTVSIVAAGALVGFVIMGQRWQQDRLHLHQFQFSVSGESMNRMMGLFSRLKDGLPGSQQLRSLLPTRVFPQQPLSA from the exons ATGGCAGATCAAAAGGTTGCTGAAGCGTCATCTCTGGCCGATGAATACGATATGACGATACTGACTTCATCAGCATACACTTCGCCACTATTCCAAAGAGGATTTGATTCAGTTTATGTGCCTAAATATGGGGATATGAGTAATAGTCAGCAAGGTCCATATCCTGATTTGTTTACATCAGATGCCTTTGTGTTCCCTCCAAGCGAGCATGAAAATTTGCCAATAGAATCAGAGCTTGATGGATTGAACACTAACACAGATGGTCTGGATGGTAGTTGCGTTGGGAATTTGGTTGAGGGCAGTGATGAACCACACCAACAAGTTGATGACAAACCGCACCAAGAAGTTGATGAAAAACCACAGGAAGAAGTTGATGACAACAGTGATGAAAATCTGTCTTTCAGCAGTGACTTACTGTCCGCTATTGAAGCTACCAGCACTGAGTCAAAACTGTCTGAAATACATGCTGATCAAGAGAAAAACAATATGGGCAGCAAGTCTGATCTTCCTTGTGAAGGATGGTGGCAGAGGAAATCGACACGCGTATTTTACAGTATAAAGGGGGTGACTACAGTTTCCATTGTGGCCGCTGGTGCTTTGGTGGGCTTTGTCATAATGGGTCAGAGGTGGCAGCAGGACAGACTGCACCTTCATCAATTTCAGTTCAGCGTCAGTGGTGAG AGCATGAACCGAATGATGGGACTATTCAGCCGTTTGAAGGATGGGCTTCCAGGGAGCCAGCAACTAAGGTCTCTGCTGCCCACTCGTGTATTCCCTCAACAGCCACTAAGCGCTTGA